From Vicia villosa cultivar HV-30 ecotype Madison, WI unplaced genomic scaffold, Vvil1.0 ctg.000048F_1_1, whole genome shotgun sequence:
GTAATTCAGCATCACCAATAACCTTTAAACCAGAAACAAAGAGAATCGTCGATTAATGACcgtatttcttttaaaataacaAGTATTATAGCTATACTGAACACATGTTCCAAGcataattaagatttaaatttgTTGTTAAGTCTCGAATTATATCATTTTAGATTTACGCCCCTGTTTATTATGTGTTTAGCATTTGGTTCCTTGGTGTTTATAATGACTAGTTTTGGTCTCTATGTTAATTTTGTTTTACTAAGCGATACCCGACATCAATGTCATGAATATCCTCACTTCAGAGTATTCAAATCCAAACAAATTATATAggaacaaagaaaaacaaaataaattaccAGAAAATCATGTATTATATGGGAGTGAAGCGTTAAGAAAAGTCAacatttaaaataagaaaattaccTTGTAAAGCACCATTATAGGAGAAGAAAACAGTATTGCTGATAGGACCAAATACAGCTTGCCCcataaaaattttcttcaaagttgTATTCACATCTCTCTTGGGTAAAATTTTGGACAGAAAATTAAACCACATATGCTGCGATGGCCCCAAGAATAGCAACCCATACATTGCCATGCGTGATGTCCTTTTGAAATCATATGAAGCATAAGAGGGTAATGTAATCATCTAACACGAATAAATCAATAAGTTAGTCTCTGTCCTTTTTTATCAAATCTAATGTTCAGTTTCAGCTATTATTATTTCGTCATCCATTTTTCAATGATAAATTTCAAGTTTTAGATTTCTTAACTTGTGCCCTTAGTGCACAAGTTAGCAAGATCCATAATATTACTAAGCAAGTTCTTAATCATAAATGTGGGTCATTTAATCCTTTTCAACATAAATGCTAGCACCCAACCGGATTAAAAACTGAGACATTGAGAGAAGCATACTCTTAGGGTTAATTGCTGCAAGAAACATGATATAACTATAACCATGGATGTGAGTGTTTAATACCTGTGAAGTGAAATCAGCAGCTGTGTAAATAAGGGATGAAGTAATGCTCTTAGTGATAACCGGGTAAGTTTCAAGCTTCCGCAAATACCAACCTACAAACCCAGTCTTGTTAGAGGAAGACGAAGAGAAAGGACGATTGTTCAAAGAAGGGTGGGACATTCTTTGAAGGAACTGTGTTTTATTGATTCGGTAATAACATCGAACATGTGGTGGGCAATGTCGGAAAGTAGTGGAAAGGTCGAGGAATAACCGTTTGGGCATGTTTGTTGAAGTGGTAAGGTTGTTCAGCGTGTTTGGTTTTGGAAAAACAAATGGAGATGGTGATTAAGTCGGTTGCTTGGTGATCCGGTGATTTCGGTTACTCACTCCAATGTGACTTTGGTGCATGCATCAATCAACAAATATATTTGGATAGTTTTTCAATTCAAAATATTGAATCCTtcgataaatttttattataagacAATTAGATTGAGTCTTCTTTTTATAGGGTAAATGATATTAAAAGAAAGAGATGGGTTTATATCAAAGACTAGGGTGGCAAAGCGGGTGGTCCCGTTTAGGTATGTCCTATTTAAGTCCATCCAAAAATAGGGTGGGGTAGACCAATTTAGACGTCCGAATTTAATAGTCTAACTCGCCTTCGTTTACTAACGAGGTAGCTGGTTGGTGGGCCGACTTGCCatttttttacaatttaatttactacataacatacaaattttttaattattaccaAAAAGATCGAGAAAATCTTTTTTATCACAACGCATAATAGAACTTCAACATGTATTAAGTCCaaacaattcataaaataaaacaaatacagatcaattataacaaataaataacgaaataaaatcaaacacaataaaaaaaaattatcaaaataaataaacaataagtGATTTAGGATCAATTTTGTCATCCATTTTTCCTTCCTCTCTCTCAaagaggggtgatttaggatcaattttgatccaaaatcacccctccaaatcgtttttgtttatctattacttaaataagtgatttCCACAcattttctttttgccttttttgtgatttcgtgggtcatcgtttgttttgatttcccatatttctgtggtgtattttgatttctcgtctttgtgcgggtattttgtttttccgtttttgtgtggtgttcatttgtttcaggttgaaagattagttttgatctagtgcagattcaatcaatgactttggtgccgtcaacgctacagatctggaagcatgaatatttcggacatctcaatacagtcaatacattaatatttgtaggcatatggaatttgccgttttatgctattaacctggatgctgtggatttgttcgcagattcatcctttttgtttttggcgattttgaatttgtattgcaacgatgtactctatcgatttgaatgaatgaatatcatttattttctgtcaaaaaaaatctTAATTCTATTTAAAAATTAACTATGAAAAGAACCCAATTAAGAATTCACACAAGATAAACAATGATAACAATTATACTGCATAAAACATTGCAGTGCATAAAATATCAACCTTACGTTTTCACTGTTTACATCATATAAATTCTTATATTTACTGATTCCTTAATAGTTAAATCCTAAATTTGTCACACGTATACATGAAAAGTGTCATTTTGTAGTTATTTCTATATTCAGTTTTGCAGCACTTATGTTTGTATTGCCTCAACTTTTGTGTATATTCGTGTTTATTGTGTAAAAATATACACTTTTgtatttaattgagttttagtgtATTTGAttatcgtttgatagttttctattcactTTGTAGGTAttaggcgtatttggagcatgagtgATAAAatgtcgaagacacgacttcaaacgcgcgatgttgagcaactcatcaacgaataaggctAAAAATCAAAGAATAAGAAATAATCAATTTCATTGATATTTAGTCATTGTTAGAAAGATCATTGAATCAACTTTTCAACGCTTTGAATCGTGCGtaaatcagagttacggttcttaagttatggcgaaaacaatgTTGAATTTTTGTTGTTCGCTTCTGGTGTAGTTCGCCAGACAAATCTGGATTCGCCGGGAAAAAATGTTTGGGCAGAAACACGTTAAAAGGggtaaaaaatcatgttttaggttatgttttggggtatttgttcccaactcatcAAACTTAATTCTTGGTAGTttatagcttagaaaacaacatttgggGCTTGTAATCGGATGATTCGGGGCCAATAGCTTGGTTGATTGTTATTGACACCACGAAAGATTTGGTTTCTTCACCATTTCTTCTGTTTGCAAACTTCTATTTGTTGGGGTTTTGTAAGTAAGTATGCTTTGTTTATAAGTATATTGATTACTCATGGTGTTGTATGATTCTTTCTTTACAAATTAATGCTGGTGATTGCTTGCTTTATTTGGGTTTGAGTTGCGATAGACATATAGGGTTCGAATCTGTATTTATGATGAACATCTATTGGGAttagactctagagatagatttaggctTAATAATCATATGGGTATCGActcttaatgcctccgtgttgtgcTAAGAAATCATCGATGCAAGCAAAACAGTTGATGTATCACTTTACGTTAGACATATCCTTTGTGTGAGTGGTACGTGATGATATTGACATGTGATTTAGGTTGAGTACAACTGAGTGATGAGTTTAAGTATTTAACGGGTATGTGAAATTCAATTCCGAGAGTTCTATCCTTtccaaagaatgaaaaaaaaattatgttcatatgtttaatTCCCTCATTTACCATTTCAAACtcattttaacccaaactcataaaTGTGAGAAATTGTCGAACGACAATTCAATAGTACTAATCCATGTGGAGACAAtataataaaactaattaaatacttACTTTTTACTGCCGCTTTACCGTTTCAACAATGCACTAATCAAAACATTCATTTTCTAAAAAACAACATTTATTTCTAAAGAAAACAAGTAAGCTAATGTATTAACAAGTTAATAATTCTGCATGTCATACAATTGttcttttaattcaaaattttccAATCAACACAAGTATTAGAAAGAACGTTACAATTATGATTTACGTTGTTTGTATATTAATTTAGAATACAATTCAATCAACATAATCCTAAGAGAAGAGTGTTGTTtttaaagttaaagttgttttaattttaattaaaaaaaatttaccgAAAAGCCTGCGGCGATAATCTGCCCCGCCCTTCTCGGTCAGCTTTTTTAAGCAGATTAGGTGTGGTGGACCAACTTAAGGTACCGAGACGAAAACCGCAGCCTTGCCCGCTACAAATGACAGATCAAACGGGCATACCCGACAGACCCAAcccgttttgtcacccctaatCAAGACCCCCTCATATGGAAATAGAcatgaagaaattcaattttatttttattttttacagtCACTTCTAATTAGTATATAAGTTGAGTTAAAAAGATTTAAATATCGGGAAATGCAGccaatattaacaaaaaaaaatctgcacAAGAATTTCTCTCTTTAAGAATATGAGTAATGACAAACACATATTTTCCATGATATTTTTACAATGAATTCATCTATTTCTAAGGCTCTATGATACCAAAGCATCCTTTGAAAAAGTTTGGACCACAATGAGAGAATCACTCTCAATCCAAAGTATAACCCATGCTTTTTCCTACCAATTTCAATTGCTCTAAAAACTGCTGAGAACTTCGCAAGTAAGGAGTTGGTAAACAAGTTGggctaaaaaaaacctaaaatgaagtttCTTATACTATCTCTAAAGATATACCACTATCACTAGTATGATAGCCTACTGGTATATCATAATTACATTTGATCCAATTTAGGACGGAAGCAAATGACTTCTTTCATGATCGGATCTCTTGTAGGTTGAATGTCCACTTTGAAGGACTTCAGGATGTTAAAATTTATCATGAAATTTGAAGAACATAGAAAGACTGATTTTCAATCATTCTGGTTAGTGCAAGAATGCTAGAAATGACATTGTAAATTGgagcagttttttttttttggaatcttAAACTGTTATGAACCTGCCAGATGGAAGCTATCGTGAACACAATAGCTGCCTTGATGACAAGAGATCCTTGAACCATACCACAGAGGATAACTCTAATGCACCCCTTATATAGTCACCTACCCATAACAAATAGGTGGGCCTAAGACACATTTGtagtttttatatattgtatttcTCTTTATCTTAATATGAGCCATACACAATAATCTTTGCTTTAACAAATATCAAATCCTTATGAAGACTTTTTGCATTATGATCACATCTTGATAATTGGGAAATTACCCCTCGTGCTTAACATAAAAAAACATGTAACAAGTCCAAGCAGTGCTTGAACTTATCATTGATGATTAATTTGGTTAACATATCAGCTGCATTCTTTAAAATATGAgtgtttttaaataatatatgttCATATGCAAGTAACTCTTTGATCTTGTGAAACCTCACATCAATATGTTAACATGATACGCCTGATGGTTTGTTAAATAAATGGAATTCTATCTGACTAACATAACGCAACCAAACTCCACCTTGCTCAacatccaattctctcaccaatcatGTAAGTCGTAAGGATTCTTTGGCAGGTTCAGCTTCCGCCACGTACTCTGCTCTAATTGTCAACATGGTCCCTGTGGATTGAATCAATGATTTTCAACAAATAGGTCCTCCTGCTAAAGTAAAGACATACCCTATTGTAGACCTTTTATCATCCATGTCACGAGCATATTATGATTCACATATCCTATAACTGAAAAATCACCATGTCCACTGATACCATGACCCGATTTACCCTTAAAGTACCTGAAACTCCACGTGACTACTTCCCATTGAAACTTCCCCGATTTGGACATCAACTTACAAACTTGCGTTATAACTTGTGCCAAATTTGGTCTAGTTCATACCATAATATAGATTAAACAACTAACATCACTAAGGAACCTTTAGGATATACTCAACTTTTACATCTATCTTATTACAATGATCCAACGAGAGTTGATTCACCAATGGAGTATTCATAACCTTTGAATTACTCATGTTAAACTTGTCTACCACATTTTTAACATAACTTTTTTGAGATAGCTATAATCTTCTATCGTATCCTGTTAATTTCTATGCCAAGAATCTTtttaaaaacacctaaatctTTCATGTCAAACTCCTTTTCCAACATGATTTTCAGTTGATATATGTCATAATGATTAGTAGCAATCAACATATCATCGAACatacaataacatcaaaataaaagAGTCATGATCAAGGCTCATAACATAAACACAACAGTCATATCACGCCTTTTGTAGCCAATCTGAAGCATGTATGTATCCAAGTGCTTATACCATTGCCTTGGATATTACTTTAAGCTATAAAAAAACATCTTCAATTTACATGCTAGTATTTCATGTCGAGTGTCATTGAACCTTTATGGTTGTTTCATGTAAAGTTGCTCATCGATATTACCGTGAAGAAATGTTGCTTTCT
This genomic window contains:
- the LOC131623016 gene encoding uncharacterized protein LOC131623016; protein product: MPKRLFLDLSTTFRHCPPHVRCYYRINKTQFLQRMSHPSLNNRPFSSSSSNKTGFVGWYLRKLETYPVITKSITSSLIYTAADFTSQMITLPSYASYDFKRTSRMAMYGLLFLGPSQHMWFNFLSKILPKRDVNTTLKKIFMGQAVFGPISNTVFFSYNGALQGDSGPEIIARLKRDLLPTLLGGAMFWPVCDFVTFRFIAVHLQPLMNSSCAYVWTIYLTYMANRNLTEA